From Actinosynnema mirum DSM 43827, a single genomic window includes:
- a CDS encoding GNAT family N-acetyltransferase: MSPQDDLIVWLRGDRAGLGPFSADLVDQYWRWEQDPSVLIGYGRQTPDSLENRREGYGHQARGTDDQLRFTVYDLTGQDPVPVGTTAVLIDHHVRTGEFVIQLGAGHRGRGLGTEATRLTLDYAFHVSALACVHLAVLTPNTGAIAAYERAGFRRIGERRDSGFWLGRRVSETLMDAVPEDFPGPSVVRGFVEGGR, from the coding sequence ATGAGCCCTCAAGACGACCTGATCGTGTGGCTTCGTGGGGACCGGGCGGGACTCGGCCCGTTCTCCGCAGACCTCGTCGACCAGTACTGGCGGTGGGAGCAGGACCCCTCCGTGCTGATCGGTTACGGCCGCCAGACACCGGACTCGTTGGAGAACCGGCGTGAGGGGTACGGCCACCAGGCTCGCGGTACCGACGACCAGCTCAGGTTCACCGTGTACGACCTGACCGGACAGGATCCGGTACCGGTCGGAACCACGGCAGTGCTGATCGACCACCACGTGCGCACCGGCGAGTTCGTGATCCAGCTCGGCGCGGGACACCGGGGCAGGGGGCTGGGCACCGAGGCGACCCGGTTGACGCTCGACTACGCGTTCCACGTGTCCGCGCTCGCCTGCGTGCACCTGGCGGTGCTCACGCCCAACACCGGGGCTATCGCGGCGTACGAGCGGGCCGGGTTTCGCAGGATCGGGGAACGGCGCGATTCCGGTTTCTGGCTGGGCCGGCGAGTCAGCGAGACCTTGATGGACGCGGTGCCCGAGGACTTTCCCGGTCCGTCTGTCGTGCGCGGGTTCGTGGAGGGTGGGCGGTGA
- a CDS encoding lasso peptide biosynthesis B2 protein yields MTVIVNYLNGRVESLIGPAARWWQRATSTGCADVPGVLDEEAARTLRDQLIAAGLIEPATADAPRSSFSTFRGPPWEPSWGTQEMAAGLTALVPAPLRTTARAAIALAVVLVVLAAGRRRGRTARLIRLLTVAGTWARGAAPAERVRSIAHAVRRAGMVVPSRVACLEESAAIVLVLASARQRVTWCHGVAADPVRVHAWVEDALGRPVAEPPGMTARFAVLRTIPDRGEDIRQ; encoded by the coding sequence GTGACGGTGATCGTGAACTACCTCAACGGCCGGGTGGAATCGTTGATCGGCCCGGCGGCCCGGTGGTGGCAGCGGGCGACCTCCACCGGCTGCGCCGATGTCCCCGGTGTGCTGGACGAGGAAGCGGCAAGGACCCTGCGGGACCAGTTGATCGCAGCAGGGCTGATCGAACCGGCCACGGCTGATGCGCCCCGATCGAGTTTCTCGACCTTCCGAGGGCCGCCGTGGGAGCCGAGCTGGGGAACGCAGGAGATGGCAGCTGGCCTCACGGCGCTCGTCCCGGCTCCGCTCCGCACGACCGCGCGCGCGGCGATCGCCTTGGCGGTTGTGCTCGTGGTGCTGGCAGCAGGCAGGCGGCGAGGCCGCACAGCTCGGCTGATCCGACTGTTGACGGTCGCAGGCACCTGGGCGCGCGGGGCTGCCCCGGCTGAGCGCGTCCGGTCGATCGCGCACGCCGTGCGCCGGGCCGGGATGGTCGTGCCGAGTCGGGTGGCGTGCTTGGAGGAGTCCGCCGCCATCGTGCTCGTGCTCGCCTCTGCTCGCCAACGGGTGACCTGGTGCCACGGCGTGGCGGCGGATCCCGTGCGGGTGCACGCGTGGGTGGAGGATGCCCTGGGACGACCGGTCGCCGAGCCTCCGGGCATGACGGCCCGGTTCGCCGTGCTGCGCACCATCCCGGACCGAGGGGAAGACATCAGGCAATGA